One part of the Malus sylvestris chromosome 2, drMalSylv7.2, whole genome shotgun sequence genome encodes these proteins:
- the LOC126592624 gene encoding disease resistance protein Roq1-like isoform X2 yields the protein MTAHEASSSSSSTSKLWKYDVFLSFRGEDTRYGFTSHLHAALTARGYQVFIDEDDLPRGEEIKEKLFRAIEESRISVIIFSKMYGDSSWCLDELVKIMECRDKLGRHVLPIFYHADPSHVRKQDGDLAEAFQKHEKDIREEKDDKKREAKQERVNQWREALTKAANLSGHHLQSANNRREAEFIKKIINENICEWLTSTNELRVAKHIVGIDSRVQDIITYLSSGGSNDVLMVGIWGMGGLVKTTVAKAIYNQIHPKFEFKSFLAGIRDATSKHDLVDLQKKLIFDILKKKPEISCVDEGIDLIKQQFRHRKILVIVDNIDKEEQLNAIVGSHDWFGPGSRIIITTRVERLLQDRISNLQDRISNLPHEILVLIVSLLPLKEAAATSILSRPWRHVWAFTTTLSFDAVNFEVGDTLHRFLDLEEQVRDRESRLYVNWVDHVLDQHRGQCIDRFRVCFFLQRDFAGSIDKWIQFAMEKRVQILELELLTDSIVFLDDNYTFPHKLLLGPEEQKGLFSNLPSLHPGGYSIAPFESLRVVRFQHVGVTGETLEFLLSNCPVLERLSLSFAKDLVKLRVTGTSMALKYLEVKYCLELSIIEISGANIVSFIYCGQLIDLRLNNVPLLVEVSIYKWGTFAEFVRLALSQLSCCLSHLETLKLDIRGAVYNQNHAFPALSNLKHLELLVDADYSLSLGRLASFMEAAPYLLNLVLGLGFSTSNEDMEIPEKVSKQPHHFLKLVEIAGYRGHECCVEHVRYLVENAVALEKIIINPVRFWCRPTGIESNALLENEEENARDHAIQHLKKKVPSSVEFVCL from the exons ATGACAGCCCACGAAGCCTCCTCTTCGTCCTCCTCCACTTCCAAACTCTGGAAGTACGACGTATTCTTGAGCTTCAGGGGTGAAGACACGCGCTATGGCTTCACGAGCCACCTCCACGCGGCATTAACAGCCAGAGGGTACCAGGTCTTTATTGATGAGGACGATCTACCAAGAGGggaagaaataaaagagaaactGTTCCGTGCAATCGAAGAGTCGAGGATCTCTGTCATTATCTTCTCAAAGATGTATGGGGATTCGAGTTGGTGTCTTGACGAGCTGGTGAAGATCATGGAGTGTAGAGACAAACTGGGGCGACATGTTTTACCAATATTCTATCACGCTGATCCTTCGCATGTCAGGAAGCAGGACGGAGATTTAGCCGAAGCATTTCAGAAGCACGAAAAGGACATCCGTGAAGAAAAAGATGACAAGAAACGTGAAGCTAAACAAGAAAGGGTAAATCAGTGGAGAGAGGCTCTCACAAAAGCTGCAAATTTGTCTGGCCACCATCTTCAAAGCGCTAATAATAG GCGCGAAGCAgagttcattaaaaaaattattaacgaGAATATTTGTGAATGGCTCACTAGCACTAACGAATTACGTGTGGCCAAGCACATAGTTGGAATCGATTCTCGCGTTCAAGATATTATCACTTATCTTTCAAGTGGTGGATCAAATGATGTTCTCATGGTTGGAATTTGGGGGATGGGTGGATTGGTCAAAACAACAGTTGCCAAAGCCATTTATAACCAAATTCATCCTAAGTTTGAATTCAAAAGTTTCCTTGCCGGCATTCGCGATGCTACAAGTAAACATGATCTGGTTGATTtgcaaaaaaaacttatttttgaCATCTTGAAAAAGAAGCCTGAAATAAGCTGTGTTGACGAAGGTATCGACCTGATAAAACAACAATTTCGACATAGAAAGATACTTGTCATCGTGGACAACATAGATAAAGAGGAACAACTGAATGCAATAGTTGGAAGTCATGATTGGTTTGGTCCTGGAAGTAGAATTATCATAACCACACGAGTTGAACGTCTACTGCAAGACCGAATCAGTAATCTGCAAGACCGAATCAGTAATTTACCTCACGAAATTCTTGTCCTTATAGTGTCACTCTTGCCGCTAAAGGAAGCCGCAGCCACTAGTATCCTTTCTAGGCCATGGCGCCATGTCTGGGCATTTACTACGACTCTCAGTTTTGACGCTGTTAACTTTGAAGTAGGTGATACTTTGCACCGGTTCTtggatcttgaagaacaagtgAGAGACCGGGAAAGCCGCCTCTACGTGAATTGGGTCGATCACGTTCTGGACCAACATAGAGGCCAATGCATTGACCGCTTCCGGGTTTGCTTTTTTCTGCAGCGCGACTTTGCAGGTTCCATTGACAAATGGATCCAATTTGCAATGGAAAAGAGGGTTCAAATACTTGAGCTGGAGCTTTTGACAGACTCAATTGTTTTCCTTGATGATAACTACACATTTCCCCACAAACTACTATTGGGTCCGGAAGAGCAAAAGGGCCTGTTTTCTAACCTTCCAAGCCTACACCCTGGTGGATACAGTATTGCGCCTTTCGAGTCCCTCAGAGTCGTACGCTTTCAACATGTTGGTGTGACCGGTGAAACTCTTGAGTTCTTGCTGTCCAACTGTCCAGTTCTCGAACGTTTGTCGCTGAGTTTTGCCAAAGATTTAGTCAAGCTAAGAGTTACCGGCACCTCCATGGCATTGAAATATTTAGAGGTGAAGTATTGCCTTGAACTCAGCATCATTGAGATATCTGGTGCAAACATTGTCTCCTTTATTTATTGTGGACAGTTAATAGATTTGCGATTGAATAATGTGCCCCTGCTGGTTGAGGTATCCATTTACAAGTGGGGCACTTTTGCTGAATTCGTAAGGCTTGCGTTAAGTCAACTCTCATGCTGTCTTTCTCATTTAGAGACCCTGAAGCTGGATATCAGGGGAGCG GTCTACAATCAGAATCATGCGTTTCCCGCGTTATCAAATCTCAAGCATTTGGAATTATTAGTGGATGCCGACTACTCTCTGTCTCTTGGTCGCTTAGCTTCTTTCATGGAGGCAGCTCCTTACTTGCTCAATCTTGTTTTGGGG TTGGGTTTCAGTACGTCCAATGAGGACATGGAAATACCAGAGAAAGTTTCCAAACAACCCCATCACTTCCTCAAGCTAGTAGAAATAGCAGGGTATCGGGGCCACGAGTGCTGCGTAGAGCATGTCAGATACTTGGTGGAGAATGCTGTTGCACTGGAGAAGATTATTATAAATCCTGTTCGGTTTTGGTGTCGGCCGACGGGAATTGAGAGCAATGCCCTACTGGAGAATGAGGAAGAGAATGCAAGAGATCATGCTATCCAACACCTCAAGAAAAAAGTACCTTCTAGTGTAGAATTTGTGTGCCTGTAG
- the LOC126592713 gene encoding umecyanin-like, whose amino-acid sequence MVSQKGLIGCLLLVVVALWKGATAETYKVGDDLGWTIPPAGSVAYSTWANAKRFQIGDTIEFKWSGEHRVAEVTQADYDSCSKDNPLGFYDSSPTRIVLTSNLTRYFICTEDSHCSRLGQKVTIRIGGDYSSSGDNDDDDHWWEWNGASSLSINIVAVILCTALVISFLSFN is encoded by the exons ATGGTGAGTCAGAAGGGATTGATCGGTTGTTTGCTTCTTGTTGTAGTGGCCTTGTGGAAGGGTGCCACAGCTGAAACCTACAAAGTTGGGGATGATTTAGGCTGGACTATTCCTCCAGCTGGCTCTGTTGCCTATTCCACCTGGGCTAACGCAAAGAGATTTCAGATTGGTGATACAATAG AATTCAAATGGAGCGGGGAACACAGAGTAGCTGAAGTAACACAGGCTGATTACGATAGCTGCTCAAAGGATAACCCTCTTGGTTTCTATGATTCCAGCCCTACAAGAATTGTACTGACGTCCAACTTGACCCGTTACTTCATATGCACGGAAGATAGTCACTGCAGTAGATTAGGGCAGAAGGTGACTATCAGAATTGGAGGAGATTATTCTTCATCAGGagataatgatgatgatgatcattGGTGGGAATGGAACGGCGCTTCTTCTCTCAGCATTAATATTGTTGCCGTAATCCTCTGCACTGCACTGGTCATCTCCTTCCTTAGCTTTAACTAA
- the LOC126592664 gene encoding uncharacterized protein LOC126592664 — MPRPGPRPYECVRRAWHSDRHQSIRGSIIQQIFRVVKEVHSSVTKNNKEWQEKLPLVVFRAEEIMYSKANSEAEYMNLDTLWDRANDAVNTIIRRDEGTETGELLPPCVEAALNLGCTPVRASRSQRHSNLSYLTPRAQDPASTPARVLDKTTDERRPQFSLHHSSNQLNFAKASNVSSAHLVPESYSRINQSTNLTSPLSYPFALENVLAGHNQLATMSTNNPLNSGSVYPLYYGTHHQPQKRQVVHQAPENTHSRTLYVGTPIVTSVMEPTKQNLFSSQGAENVSHRFTQEVMDTQEKPRETECDLSLTLGPALHPCTQRRLASEMEDFGSRNSQEGGKLNDVSSPRSKEFCFFPTETAYDRVESTSSMWNSESGRSSEATIRKRKAPFSTNEEDRQFCWQPDVIPNRFTGRTTGPGLCCDKLYSSLKNWHNGLGRPHGWLLSNNFFTAEP; from the exons ATGCCTAGGCCGGGCCCGAGGCCGTATGAGTGTGTCCGGCGAGCTTGGCATAGCGATAGGCACCAATCCATTAGAGGTTCCATCATTCAGCAGATTTTCAG GGTCGTCAAAGAGGTTCACAGCTCCGTAACGAAGAATAACAAGGAATGGCAAGAGAAGCTGCCTTTGGTGGTTTTCAGAGCAGAGGAAATTATGTATTCCAAAGCCAATTCTGAG GCTGAGTACATGAATCTCGACACGCTATGGGACAGAGCAAATGATGCGGTTAACACAATTATCCGGCGAGATGAGGGCACTGAAACCGGGGAGCTTCTGCCGCCTTGTGTCGAAG CTGCCCTTAATCTTGGTTGCACTCCAGTAAGAGCTTCGAGAAGCCAACGCCACAGTAATCTGAGTTACCTCACTCCAAGAGCTCAAGACCCCGCTTCTACCCCCGCTAGGGTTTTGGATAAAACTACAGATGAACGGCGCCCTCAGTTTTCTCTGCATCACTCTAGCAATCAATTGAACTTTGCAAAAGCCTCAAATGTGAGTTCTGCGCATTTGGTCCCAGAATCTTACAGCCGCATCAACCAAAGTACTAACCTCACTAGCCCTCTGAGTTACCCTTTTGCACTTGAGAATGTTCTTGCTGGCCATAACCAGTTAGCAACAATGTCAACCAACAATCCCTTGAACTCGGGTTCAGTATATCCGTTATATTATGGAACTCACCATCAACCCCAAAAGCGCCAGGTCGTTCATCAGGCTCCAGAAAATACACATTCTAGGACTCTATATGTTGGTACTCCAATTGTTACATCAGTTATGGAGCCTACAAAGCAGAACCTTTTCTCCTCTCAAGGTGCTGAAAATGTGTCACACAGATTCACACAAGAAGTCATGGACACCCAGGAGAAGCCACGAGAAACAGAATGTGATTTATCATTGACGCTTGGTCCTGCTCTCCACCCATGTACTCAAAGAAGGTTGGCCAGTGAAATGGAAGATTTTGGTTCAAGAAATTCTCAAGAGGGGGGAAAGTTAAATGATGTTTCTTCACCGAGAAGTAAGGAATTCTGTTTCTTTCCCACAGAGACTGCTTATGATCGCGTTGAGTCCACTTCCAGTATGTGGAATTCAGAGAGCGGTCGTAGTTCTGAGGCAACTATAAGGAAGCGCAAGGCACCTTTTAGTACCAACGAGGAAGATAGACAATTTTGCTGGCAACCAGATGTCATTCCCAACAGGTTTACTGGTCGAACTACAGGGCCTG GACTGTGCTGTGATAAATTGTACTCCTCTCTGAAAAATTGGCATAACGGTCTGGGGCGTCCACACGGATGGCTTCTTTCCAACAACTTCTTTACCGCAGAACCCTAG
- the LOC126592624 gene encoding disease resistance protein Roq1-like isoform X1, producing MTAHEASSSSSSTSKLWKYDVFLSFRGEDTRYGFTSHLHAALTARGYQVFIDEDDLPRGEEIKEKLFRAIEESRISVIIFSKMYGDSSWCLDELVKIMECRDKLGRHVLPIFYHADPSHVRKQDGDLAEAFQKHEKDIREEKDDKKREAKQERVNQWREALTKAANLSGHHLQSANNRKRRREAHTEATNLSDHQTTGNGREAEFIKKIINENICEWLTSTNELRVAKHIVGIDSRVQDIITYLSSGGSNDVLMVGIWGMGGLVKTTVAKAIYNQIHPKFEFKSFLAGIRDATSKHDLVDLQKKLIFDILKKKPEISCVDEGIDLIKQQFRHRKILVIVDNIDKEEQLNAIVGSHDWFGPGSRIIITTRVERLLQDRISNLQDRISNLPHEILVLIVSLLPLKEAAATSILSRPWRHVWAFTTTLSFDAVNFEVGDTLHRFLDLEEQVRDRESRLYVNWVDHVLDQHRGQCIDRFRVCFFLQRDFAGSIDKWIQFAMEKRVQILELELLTDSIVFLDDNYTFPHKLLLGPEEQKGLFSNLPSLHPGGYSIAPFESLRVVRFQHVGVTGETLEFLLSNCPVLERLSLSFAKDLVKLRVTGTSMALKYLEVKYCLELSIIEISGANIVSFIYCGQLIDLRLNNVPLLVEVSIYKWGTFAEFVRLALSQLSCCLSHLETLKLDIRGAVYNQNHAFPALSNLKHLELLVDADYSLSLGRLASFMEAAPYLLNLVLGLGFSTSNEDMEIPEKVSKQPHHFLKLVEIAGYRGHECCVEHVRYLVENAVALEKIIINPVRFWCRPTGIESNALLENEEENARDHAIQHLKKKVPSSVEFVCL from the exons ATGACAGCCCACGAAGCCTCCTCTTCGTCCTCCTCCACTTCCAAACTCTGGAAGTACGACGTATTCTTGAGCTTCAGGGGTGAAGACACGCGCTATGGCTTCACGAGCCACCTCCACGCGGCATTAACAGCCAGAGGGTACCAGGTCTTTATTGATGAGGACGATCTACCAAGAGGggaagaaataaaagagaaactGTTCCGTGCAATCGAAGAGTCGAGGATCTCTGTCATTATCTTCTCAAAGATGTATGGGGATTCGAGTTGGTGTCTTGACGAGCTGGTGAAGATCATGGAGTGTAGAGACAAACTGGGGCGACATGTTTTACCAATATTCTATCACGCTGATCCTTCGCATGTCAGGAAGCAGGACGGAGATTTAGCCGAAGCATTTCAGAAGCACGAAAAGGACATCCGTGAAGAAAAAGATGACAAGAAACGTGAAGCTAAACAAGAAAGGGTAAATCAGTGGAGAGAGGCTCTCACAAAAGCTGCAAATTTGTCTGGCCACCATCTTCAAAGCGCTAATAATAG GAAGAGGCGGAGAGAGGCTCATACAGAAGCTACAAATTTGTCTGACCACCAAACAACTGGCAACGG GCGCGAAGCAgagttcattaaaaaaattattaacgaGAATATTTGTGAATGGCTCACTAGCACTAACGAATTACGTGTGGCCAAGCACATAGTTGGAATCGATTCTCGCGTTCAAGATATTATCACTTATCTTTCAAGTGGTGGATCAAATGATGTTCTCATGGTTGGAATTTGGGGGATGGGTGGATTGGTCAAAACAACAGTTGCCAAAGCCATTTATAACCAAATTCATCCTAAGTTTGAATTCAAAAGTTTCCTTGCCGGCATTCGCGATGCTACAAGTAAACATGATCTGGTTGATTtgcaaaaaaaacttatttttgaCATCTTGAAAAAGAAGCCTGAAATAAGCTGTGTTGACGAAGGTATCGACCTGATAAAACAACAATTTCGACATAGAAAGATACTTGTCATCGTGGACAACATAGATAAAGAGGAACAACTGAATGCAATAGTTGGAAGTCATGATTGGTTTGGTCCTGGAAGTAGAATTATCATAACCACACGAGTTGAACGTCTACTGCAAGACCGAATCAGTAATCTGCAAGACCGAATCAGTAATTTACCTCACGAAATTCTTGTCCTTATAGTGTCACTCTTGCCGCTAAAGGAAGCCGCAGCCACTAGTATCCTTTCTAGGCCATGGCGCCATGTCTGGGCATTTACTACGACTCTCAGTTTTGACGCTGTTAACTTTGAAGTAGGTGATACTTTGCACCGGTTCTtggatcttgaagaacaagtgAGAGACCGGGAAAGCCGCCTCTACGTGAATTGGGTCGATCACGTTCTGGACCAACATAGAGGCCAATGCATTGACCGCTTCCGGGTTTGCTTTTTTCTGCAGCGCGACTTTGCAGGTTCCATTGACAAATGGATCCAATTTGCAATGGAAAAGAGGGTTCAAATACTTGAGCTGGAGCTTTTGACAGACTCAATTGTTTTCCTTGATGATAACTACACATTTCCCCACAAACTACTATTGGGTCCGGAAGAGCAAAAGGGCCTGTTTTCTAACCTTCCAAGCCTACACCCTGGTGGATACAGTATTGCGCCTTTCGAGTCCCTCAGAGTCGTACGCTTTCAACATGTTGGTGTGACCGGTGAAACTCTTGAGTTCTTGCTGTCCAACTGTCCAGTTCTCGAACGTTTGTCGCTGAGTTTTGCCAAAGATTTAGTCAAGCTAAGAGTTACCGGCACCTCCATGGCATTGAAATATTTAGAGGTGAAGTATTGCCTTGAACTCAGCATCATTGAGATATCTGGTGCAAACATTGTCTCCTTTATTTATTGTGGACAGTTAATAGATTTGCGATTGAATAATGTGCCCCTGCTGGTTGAGGTATCCATTTACAAGTGGGGCACTTTTGCTGAATTCGTAAGGCTTGCGTTAAGTCAACTCTCATGCTGTCTTTCTCATTTAGAGACCCTGAAGCTGGATATCAGGGGAGCG GTCTACAATCAGAATCATGCGTTTCCCGCGTTATCAAATCTCAAGCATTTGGAATTATTAGTGGATGCCGACTACTCTCTGTCTCTTGGTCGCTTAGCTTCTTTCATGGAGGCAGCTCCTTACTTGCTCAATCTTGTTTTGGGG TTGGGTTTCAGTACGTCCAATGAGGACATGGAAATACCAGAGAAAGTTTCCAAACAACCCCATCACTTCCTCAAGCTAGTAGAAATAGCAGGGTATCGGGGCCACGAGTGCTGCGTAGAGCATGTCAGATACTTGGTGGAGAATGCTGTTGCACTGGAGAAGATTATTATAAATCCTGTTCGGTTTTGGTGTCGGCCGACGGGAATTGAGAGCAATGCCCTACTGGAGAATGAGGAAGAGAATGCAAGAGATCATGCTATCCAACACCTCAAGAAAAAAGTACCTTCTAGTGTAGAATTTGTGTGCCTGTAG